Proteins from a genomic interval of Streptomyces sp. NBC_00820:
- a CDS encoding aminoglycoside phosphotransferase family protein has protein sequence MDEARARDVLAAAKVLPGPARDARLLALGENAVFAAGDLVVKVGRDPELLDRARRELDIAGWLAGANVPAVRAAEPEPLLVDGHPVTVWHRLPDAVRPAEPRDLAQLLRTVHALPAPPFALPPRELLGGVERWLRLAGDAIAPQDAAYLRERRDGFAAAAAALTPHLTPGPIHGDALPRNVHIGPDGPVLVDLETFSADLREHDLVVMALSHDRYGLPDEAYDSFTEAYGWDVRAWEGCSVLRGARETASCAWVAQHAPANPKALTEFERRVASLRAGDETVRWYPF, from the coding sequence ATGGACGAGGCACGGGCGCGGGACGTACTGGCCGCGGCGAAGGTGCTGCCGGGCCCGGCACGGGACGCGCGGCTCCTCGCTCTCGGCGAGAACGCGGTGTTCGCCGCCGGTGACCTCGTCGTCAAGGTCGGCCGCGACCCCGAACTGCTGGACCGCGCCCGCCGCGAGCTGGACATCGCCGGCTGGCTGGCCGGGGCAAACGTACCGGCGGTGCGCGCGGCCGAGCCGGAGCCGCTGCTGGTGGACGGACACCCGGTCACCGTGTGGCACCGGCTGCCGGACGCCGTACGCCCGGCCGAACCCCGGGACCTGGCCCAGCTGCTGCGCACTGTGCACGCGCTGCCCGCTCCCCCCTTCGCACTGCCGCCCCGCGAGCTGCTGGGCGGCGTGGAACGCTGGCTGCGGCTCGCGGGCGACGCGATCGCGCCGCAGGACGCGGCCTACCTGCGCGAGCGCCGCGACGGCTTCGCGGCGGCCGCGGCCGCGCTCACGCCCCACCTCACACCGGGCCCCATCCACGGCGACGCGCTCCCCCGCAATGTGCACATCGGCCCCGACGGCCCGGTCCTGGTCGACCTGGAGACCTTCTCCGCCGACCTGCGCGAGCACGACCTGGTGGTCATGGCCCTCTCCCACGACCGCTACGGACTCCCCGACGAGGCGTACGACTCCTTCACCGAGGCCTACGGCTGGGACGTGCGCGCGTGGGAGGGCTGCTCGGTGCTGCGCGGCGCCCGCGAGACCGCCAGCTGCGCCTGGGTCGCCCAACACGCCCCGGCCAACCCCAAGGCCCTCACCGAGTTCGAACGTCGCGTGGCGTCCCTGCGCGCCGGCGACGAGACGGTGCGCTGGTATCCGTTCTGA
- a CDS encoding 3'-5' exonuclease has translation MSWISGPLMAFDLETTGTDVETDRIVTAAVVRLDPDGAVSGERNWLLDPGVAIPEQASAIHGISTERARAYGAPPASAVEEIAEAVAEGMRSGTPLVVMNARYDLSLLDRECRRYGVESISERLGGGTLTVIDPLVIDKHVDKYRKGKRALHALCAHYGVSLDDAHNARADAVAAGRVVRRMGEKHQLVGMMPLAELHALQVRAAAEQSVSLQAYLRRTADPAAVVEPAWPLIPRRP, from the coding sequence ATGAGCTGGATCAGTGGGCCGTTGATGGCCTTCGACCTGGAGACCACGGGCACCGACGTGGAGACCGACCGCATCGTCACGGCGGCGGTCGTGCGGCTGGACCCGGACGGGGCCGTCTCGGGGGAGCGGAACTGGCTGCTCGATCCCGGCGTCGCGATACCGGAGCAGGCGTCGGCGATCCACGGAATCTCGACGGAGCGTGCCCGCGCGTACGGGGCACCGCCCGCTTCCGCGGTCGAGGAGATAGCGGAGGCCGTCGCCGAGGGGATGCGTTCGGGGACGCCTCTGGTGGTGATGAACGCACGCTATGACCTGTCACTGCTCGACCGTGAGTGCCGGCGGTACGGGGTCGAGTCGATCAGCGAGCGGCTGGGCGGCGGGACTTTGACGGTCATCGACCCGCTGGTGATCGACAAGCACGTGGACAAGTACCGCAAGGGGAAGCGGGCCCTTCACGCGCTGTGCGCTCACTACGGGGTGTCGCTCGACGACGCGCACAACGCGAGGGCCGACGCCGTGGCCGCCGGCCGGGTGGTGCGGCGCATGGGGGAGAAGCACCAGCTCGTCGGGATGATGCCCTTGGCGGAGCTTCATGCCCTTCAGGTGCGCGCCGCGGCCGAGCAGTCGGTTTCCCTGCAGGCCTATCTGCGGCGCACCGCGGATCCGGCGGCTGTCGTCGAGCCGGCGTGGCCGCTCATACCCCGGAGGCCGTGA
- a CDS encoding ABC transporter substrate-binding protein produces MRSPSTRTRLTTAVAAVLLLLLAGCSPGARDKGGPVTLRFQSLAWQQDSVAANKELVQEWNASHPDVKVEYVQGSWDSVHDQLLTSFEGGEAPDVIHDASDDLADFAYGGYLADLDDLLPARLKSAIPQRSWDTAAFGKGVYGVPFLQEPRVLIANAAWLRTAGVRIPTPAHPWSWAEFRQVTKSLSGDGKYGVAWPLKEPVSATLNLSLSAGGRLFQRDAGGKVTVRFGAGESVVPRTVHDQVAVDHSAPASTLGSGGSDTLPGFFGGRYAMVPLGFSYRQQIAQQAPKGFDWKVLPAPAGADGLTQGVSPQTLSISADCPHKREAAEFIAFLLRPRNMVRLALGDWMLPTGTEALKDPALHTAKDGWATGTALAAHLRPAPAQSVRGYPEWKDKVATPAFQEYYSGATGLAGLRRRLERDGNLVLARYQR; encoded by the coding sequence ATGCGGAGCCCGAGCACGCGGACCAGGCTCACCACGGCGGTCGCCGCCGTCCTCCTGCTGCTCCTCGCCGGGTGCTCCCCGGGAGCCCGCGACAAGGGCGGCCCGGTCACCCTGCGCTTCCAGTCCCTGGCCTGGCAGCAGGACTCCGTCGCCGCCAACAAGGAACTGGTCCAGGAGTGGAACGCGAGCCACCCGGACGTCAAGGTCGAGTATGTCCAGGGCAGTTGGGACAGTGTGCACGACCAGCTGCTCACCTCCTTCGAGGGCGGCGAGGCCCCCGACGTCATCCACGACGCCTCCGACGACCTCGCCGACTTCGCGTACGGCGGCTACCTCGCGGACCTCGACGACCTCCTGCCCGCTCGCCTCAAGTCCGCCATCCCGCAGCGCAGTTGGGACACGGCGGCCTTCGGGAAGGGCGTGTACGGCGTGCCGTTCCTCCAGGAACCCCGGGTGCTGATCGCCAACGCCGCATGGCTGCGCACGGCCGGGGTGCGCATACCGACCCCGGCACATCCGTGGAGCTGGGCCGAGTTCCGGCAGGTCACCAAGAGCCTCAGCGGCGACGGCAAGTACGGAGTGGCCTGGCCGCTGAAGGAACCCGTGTCCGCCACCCTCAACCTCTCGCTCTCGGCGGGCGGCCGGCTCTTTCAGCGGGACGCCGGCGGCAAGGTGACCGTGCGGTTCGGCGCCGGCGAGTCCGTCGTACCGCGAACCGTCCACGACCAGGTCGCCGTCGACCACAGCGCGCCCGCCTCGACGCTCGGCAGCGGCGGCTCGGACACGCTGCCCGGCTTCTTCGGCGGCCGGTACGCGATGGTCCCGCTCGGCTTCTCCTACCGTCAGCAGATCGCGCAGCAGGCCCCGAAGGGCTTCGACTGGAAGGTGCTGCCCGCTCCCGCCGGCGCCGACGGCCTCACCCAGGGTGTCAGCCCGCAGACCCTGTCCATCAGCGCGGACTGCCCCCACAAGAGGGAGGCCGCCGAGTTCATCGCCTTCCTGTTGCGGCCGCGGAACATGGTCCGCCTCGCCCTCGGCGACTGGATGCTGCCCACCGGCACCGAGGCACTGAAGGACCCCGCGCTGCACACCGCGAAGGACGGCTGGGCGACCGGCACCGCCCTGGCCGCCCATCTCCGTCCGGCACCCGCCCAGTCCGTGCGCGGATACCCCGAGTGGAAGGACAAGGTGGCCACCCCCGCCTTCCAGGAGTACTACAGCGGCGCCACCGGCCTCGCCGGGCTGCGCCGGCGCCTGGAGCGGGACGGCAACCTGGTCCTCGCCCGCTACCAGCGCTGA
- a CDS encoding SAM-dependent methyltransferase — protein MTDRDDWGSRLQTDRPHSARVWDYLLGGKNHYPVDSQAGDLILQHFPEFAAIARVQRRFLVRAVRFLARDAGIRQFLDIGTGLPTTDNTHEVAQGVAPESKIVYVDNDPIVLAHADALLRSKPEGKCAYLDADVRDPQKILTEAAHTLDFDQPIGLMLLNIMGQVSDEEEPERIVAELIDALPRGSYVALSDGTATSEPLKAAVEAYNAQSVNTYHLRSPERIGSFLQGLRLVEPGLVRSADWRPDPDSAGIPREQGHAAGAVGLKE, from the coding sequence ATGACTGACCGAGACGACTGGGGCAGCAGGCTGCAGACCGATCGACCCCACTCAGCGCGTGTGTGGGACTACCTGCTCGGCGGGAAGAACCACTACCCGGTGGATAGTCAGGCCGGCGACCTGATCCTCCAGCACTTCCCCGAGTTCGCAGCCATCGCCCGAGTGCAACGGCGCTTCCTGGTACGAGCGGTGCGGTTTCTGGCGCGCGATGCCGGGATCCGCCAGTTCCTCGACATCGGCACCGGGTTGCCCACCACCGACAACACCCACGAGGTCGCCCAGGGCGTCGCGCCCGAGAGCAAGATCGTCTACGTGGACAACGACCCCATCGTCCTGGCCCACGCCGACGCGTTGTTGCGCAGCAAGCCGGAAGGAAAGTGCGCTTACCTCGACGCCGATGTGCGCGACCCGCAGAAGATCCTCACCGAGGCCGCTCACACGCTGGACTTCGACCAGCCCATCGGCCTGATGCTGCTCAACATCATGGGCCAGGTCTCGGACGAGGAGGAGCCCGAGCGGATCGTGGCCGAGCTGATCGACGCTCTGCCGCGGGGCAGCTACGTGGCCCTGAGCGACGGCACGGCCACCAGCGAACCGCTCAAGGCGGCCGTCGAGGCGTACAACGCGCAGTCCGTCAACACGTACCACCTGCGCTCGCCCGAGCGCATCGGGAGCTTTCTGCAGGGGCTGCGCCTGGTCGAACCAGGCCTGGTCAGGTCCGCCGACTGGCGCCCGGACCCCGACTCCGCGGGCATCCCCCGCGAGCAGGGCCACGCGGCCGGAGCGGTGGGCCTGAAGGAGTAG
- a CDS encoding copper amine oxidase, producing MPVNRITRARTRASVGLTVAVLAVGAAVGAGPAAARPATATAQQRTGTAAAADCGAAHRIEQKLAGGTTWRMCWRYDSKAGLVLEDVSYRSKGEPAPIKVLNSARLAQIDVPYDDGSVEYDDLTGFGFAQGLVNLAPGECPGGTITTVRVPDAVDPDHADVKGLCTTTRSRGHAYRMQGNSANTVFQAQGKDLLVYTVNQVGWYEYLTEWRFQDDGTVHMNVGATGSLSWDDYDAGDGRGWPIGKGAKAYATSHSHNVFWRLDFGLDGSSKTKVEQYDSAVTAPARGRQAPTNKTTRTRVTKELGGDAKTYRWWRIVSAAGKNRDGHARSYEIVPGPTTRYPGRAFTRHDVYFTEYEACELFASNNPGCPAGAPRSVDRWVNGQALTHPVVWMNVGFHHIARDEDQQPMPVHWQGFSIAPRDVTAMNPLTPGELAGQNGHWRPRS from the coding sequence ATGCCCGTGAACAGGATCACGCGCGCCCGCACCCGGGCCTCCGTCGGCCTCACCGTGGCCGTGCTCGCCGTCGGCGCCGCGGTGGGCGCGGGACCGGCCGCCGCCCGTCCGGCGACCGCCACCGCCCAGCAGCGGACCGGCACCGCCGCTGCCGCCGACTGCGGCGCCGCCCACCGCATCGAACAGAAGCTGGCCGGCGGCACCACCTGGCGGATGTGCTGGCGCTACGACAGCAAGGCCGGGCTCGTCCTGGAGGACGTCTCCTACCGGTCCAAGGGCGAACCCGCACCCATCAAGGTCCTCAACAGCGCCCGCCTCGCCCAGATCGACGTCCCCTACGACGACGGCAGCGTCGAGTACGACGACCTGACCGGCTTCGGCTTCGCCCAGGGCCTGGTGAACCTGGCACCGGGCGAGTGCCCCGGCGGCACCATCACGACCGTGCGCGTCCCGGACGCCGTGGACCCGGACCATGCGGACGTCAAGGGCCTGTGCACGACCACCCGTTCACGCGGACACGCCTACCGCATGCAGGGCAACAGCGCGAACACGGTCTTCCAGGCCCAGGGCAAGGACCTGCTCGTCTACACGGTCAACCAGGTCGGCTGGTACGAGTACTTGACCGAATGGCGCTTCCAGGACGACGGCACCGTCCACATGAACGTCGGCGCCACCGGCAGCCTCTCCTGGGACGACTACGACGCCGGCGACGGCCGCGGCTGGCCCATCGGCAAGGGCGCCAAGGCCTACGCCACCAGCCACAGCCACAACGTCTTCTGGCGACTGGACTTCGGCCTCGACGGCTCCTCGAAGACGAAGGTCGAGCAGTACGACTCGGCCGTCACCGCCCCCGCCCGGGGGCGCCAGGCGCCCACCAACAAGACCACCCGGACCAGGGTCACCAAGGAACTCGGCGGCGACGCCAAGACGTACCGCTGGTGGCGGATCGTCAGCGCGGCCGGCAAGAACCGGGACGGACACGCCCGTTCGTACGAGATCGTGCCCGGACCCACCACCAGGTACCCGGGCCGCGCGTTCACCCGCCACGACGTGTACTTCACCGAGTACGAAGCGTGCGAGCTGTTCGCCAGCAACAACCCCGGATGCCCCGCCGGGGCGCCCCGTTCGGTCGACCGATGGGTCAACGGACAGGCCCTCACTCACCCGGTGGTGTGGATGAACGTGGGCTTCCATCACATCGCCCGCGACGAGGACCAACAGCCCATGCCGGTCCACTGGCAGGGCTTCAGCATCGCACCTCGCGACGTCACGGCTATGAATCCGCTCACTCCCGGCGAGCTGGCTGGGCAGAACGGCCATTGGCGTCCGCGTAGTTGA
- a CDS encoding spore-associated protein A has product MSSLRKRVAAMLTVAASITGLAIATAPSASAAGSAPYNGACGSGYSVIDSLPLTGGIVYLTYSGATGKNCVVTIRNTAGSPIGISAWVSRADGTGYDSDGGQYTTYAGPVYVSAPGTCINWGGTFNESSDYRVNSHCG; this is encoded by the coding sequence ATGTCGTCGCTGAGGAAGAGAGTTGCCGCGATGCTTACCGTTGCGGCGTCCATCACTGGTCTGGCTATTGCGACGGCTCCCAGTGCGAGTGCCGCCGGCAGTGCGCCGTACAACGGCGCATGCGGCTCCGGGTACAGCGTGATCGACTCGCTTCCGCTCACGGGCGGCATCGTGTACCTGACGTATAGCGGCGCGACCGGCAAAAACTGCGTGGTCACCATCCGCAACACCGCCGGCAGCCCCATCGGGATAAGCGCGTGGGTCTCGCGAGCGGACGGGACGGGCTACGACAGCGACGGGGGTCAGTACACGACCTACGCGGGGCCGGTCTACGTTTCCGCCCCGGGCACTTGCATCAACTGGGGAGGCACCTTCAACGAAAGCAGCGATTACCGGGTGAACTCCCACTGCGGGTGA
- a CDS encoding SAV2148 family HEPN domain-containing protein, with product MGSGGLELPPGGEGHEGNSTDVPPGAVSLARPMGAGSIGPELDWDADAWHEVRTRAQRAGRAYIWLNLVEQRMRAVVAAVLRPVYEPVHGDEWVVAAAGHTGQEWMQRAVAVREVSRRKGYLLDPADDNVLSFLTLPQLRELMVQHWPCFAPYFEERRDLELALDELEVTRNVVSRNRALSEAVLNQAERASARLLELLGAGADVPSARRLPVDAVEDLVGDRYADVVAVHPDRVRLMRQFPAEDFFGRARRLDAIGIGLNLLVQNFSGRRLVRLAEGGTRVRLLFLNPASSAVKRRERELGMKRGELSRAVEMNILHMRRVRSRLRDPGAFEIQVYDETPRFTAYLVDGDGADGVAVVQSYLRGARGMESPVLVLRGGSRLVKSDDVVESGLFPTYREEFELAWSDSRPVS from the coding sequence GTGGGCTCGGGAGGGCTGGAGCTGCCTCCTGGTGGCGAGGGTCACGAGGGAAACTCCACAGACGTCCCGCCCGGCGCGGTGTCCCTGGCCCGTCCGATGGGCGCGGGGTCCATCGGGCCGGAACTGGACTGGGACGCCGACGCCTGGCACGAGGTGCGCACCCGCGCCCAGCGGGCGGGCCGGGCCTACATCTGGCTGAACCTCGTCGAACAGCGGATGCGGGCCGTCGTCGCGGCGGTGCTGCGCCCCGTCTACGAACCCGTGCACGGTGACGAGTGGGTGGTGGCCGCGGCCGGCCACACCGGACAGGAATGGATGCAGCGGGCGGTCGCCGTGCGCGAAGTCAGCCGCCGCAAGGGCTACTTGCTCGACCCGGCCGACGACAACGTGCTCAGCTTCCTGACACTGCCCCAGCTTCGCGAGCTGATGGTGCAGCACTGGCCGTGCTTCGCGCCCTACTTCGAGGAGCGCAGAGACCTCGAACTCGCCCTGGACGAGCTGGAGGTGACCCGCAACGTCGTCTCCCGCAACCGGGCCCTGTCCGAGGCCGTGCTGAACCAGGCCGAGCGCGCCTCGGCCCGGCTGCTGGAACTGCTCGGCGCCGGGGCCGACGTGCCCTCCGCGCGCCGGCTGCCCGTCGACGCGGTCGAGGACCTGGTCGGCGACCGGTACGCGGACGTGGTCGCCGTCCACCCGGACCGGGTGCGGCTCATGCGCCAGTTCCCGGCCGAGGACTTCTTCGGCCGCGCCCGGCGCCTGGACGCCATCGGCATCGGGCTCAACCTGCTGGTGCAGAACTTCTCAGGCCGCCGTCTGGTCCGGCTCGCCGAGGGCGGCACCCGGGTGCGCCTGCTCTTCCTCAACCCGGCCTCCAGCGCGGTCAAGCGCCGCGAGCGCGAGCTCGGGATGAAGCGGGGCGAGCTGAGCCGCGCCGTGGAGATGAACATCCTGCACATGCGCCGGGTGCGCTCCCGGCTGCGCGACCCGGGCGCCTTCGAGATCCAGGTGTACGACGAGACGCCGCGCTTCACCGCCTACCTGGTGGACGGGGACGGGGCCGACGGTGTCGCCGTGGTGCAGTCGTATCTGCGCGGGGCGCGCGGGATGGAGTCTCCGGTGCTGGTGCTGCGAGGCGGCAGCCGGCTGGTCAAGTCGGACGATGTGGTCGAATCCGGACTCTTCCCCACATACCGCGAGGAATTCGAGCTGGCTTGGTCGGATTCGCGCCCTGTGTCCTGA
- a CDS encoding carbohydrate ABC transporter permease: protein MRTRPAARAGQYAALLAYLLFLAFPLLWLLSTAFKSPRELGSLHPTWIPRHPTLANFRQAFDEQPLLHAALNSLLAALGAAVVAVLIATPMAYVTARRRGPLARAASGWVVVSQAFPFVLLVIPLFLVLKNLRLIDSLAGLVMVYVVWALPFALWMLTGYVRAVPVELEEAAAVDGAGRLRTLVSVTAPLLAPGIAATALFAFVTAWNEFFFALVLLKSPGNQTLPVVLTHFIGAEGVADLGPLAAAALLATLPSLAVFALVQRRITGGLITGAVKS from the coding sequence CTGAGGACCCGCCCCGCGGCGCGCGCCGGACAGTACGCCGCCCTGCTCGCCTACCTGCTCTTCCTGGCCTTCCCGCTGCTGTGGCTGCTGTCCACCGCGTTCAAGTCGCCGCGCGAGCTGGGCAGTCTCCACCCCACCTGGATCCCGCGCCATCCCACGCTCGCCAACTTCCGCCAGGCCTTCGACGAGCAGCCGCTGCTGCACGCCGCCCTCAACTCCCTGCTCGCGGCGCTCGGCGCGGCCGTCGTCGCCGTACTGATCGCGACACCGATGGCGTACGTCACGGCCAGGCGGCGCGGCCCGCTGGCCCGGGCGGCGAGCGGCTGGGTGGTGGTCAGCCAGGCCTTTCCGTTCGTGCTGCTCGTCATCCCGCTGTTCCTGGTGCTGAAGAACCTGCGGCTGATCGACTCGCTGGCCGGACTGGTGATGGTCTACGTGGTGTGGGCGCTGCCCTTCGCGCTGTGGATGCTCACCGGATACGTGCGGGCGGTGCCCGTCGAGCTGGAGGAGGCGGCCGCCGTCGACGGGGCCGGGCGGCTGCGGACCCTGGTGTCGGTGACGGCGCCGCTGCTCGCGCCGGGGATCGCGGCGACGGCGCTGTTCGCGTTCGTCACCGCGTGGAACGAGTTCTTCTTCGCGCTGGTGCTGCTGAAGAGCCCGGGCAACCAGACCCTCCCGGTCGTCCTCACCCATTTCATCGGCGCGGAGGGCGTCGCGGACCTCGGCCCGCTGGCAGCCGCCGCGCTCCTCGCCACTTTGCCCTCCCTGGCCGTGTTCGCCCTTGTCCAACGGCGGATCACGGGTGGCCTGATCACCGGGGCGGTGAAGAGCTGA
- a CDS encoding carbohydrate ABC transporter permease yields MASVAEAGRARRVRRASGRAAGPGAWFLVLPALIPILVLSVGPLLYGILLAFTDAQSGRTTPTAWTGVLNFRDLLHDTLFWESFRIGLVWAVGVTVPQFLLALGLALLLDQDLRLRWLARALAIVPWAMPEVVVGIMWRLVYNPDAGILNETLRDLGLGAGRDWLSGLATALPAVIVVGVWAGMPQTTVALLAGLQNTPRELHEAAAVDGAGAWRRFRTVTWPALRPVALAITALNLIWNFNSFALVYVLTNGGPGGRTRLPMLFAYEEAFRYGQFGYAAAMGCVMVAVISVLLAVFLAGRLRGGEDA; encoded by the coding sequence GTGGCATCGGTGGCCGAAGCGGGACGGGCGAGACGGGTCAGACGGGCGAGCGGACGGGCCGCCGGTCCCGGCGCCTGGTTCCTGGTCCTGCCCGCCCTGATCCCGATCCTCGTCCTCAGCGTGGGACCGCTGCTGTACGGCATCCTGCTGGCGTTCACCGACGCCCAGTCCGGCCGCACCACGCCCACCGCGTGGACCGGTGTCCTGAACTTCCGGGACCTGCTGCACGACACGCTGTTCTGGGAGTCGTTCCGGATCGGCCTGGTGTGGGCGGTCGGCGTGACCGTGCCCCAGTTCCTGCTGGCCCTCGGCCTCGCCCTCCTGCTCGACCAGGATTTGCGGCTGCGCTGGCTGGCCCGCGCCCTCGCGATCGTCCCCTGGGCGATGCCCGAGGTCGTCGTCGGCATCATGTGGCGCCTCGTCTACAACCCGGACGCCGGCATCCTCAACGAGACCCTGCGCGATCTCGGCCTCGGCGCCGGCCGGGACTGGCTGAGCGGACTGGCCACCGCGCTGCCCGCCGTCATCGTCGTCGGCGTCTGGGCCGGCATGCCACAGACCACGGTCGCCCTGCTCGCCGGACTCCAGAACACCCCGCGCGAACTGCACGAGGCGGCGGCCGTGGACGGCGCCGGCGCCTGGCGCCGCTTCCGCACGGTCACCTGGCCCGCCCTCCGCCCGGTCGCCCTCGCCATCACCGCGCTCAACCTCATCTGGAACTTCAACTCCTTCGCTCTCGTGTACGTCCTCACGAACGGCGGACCCGGCGGCAGGACCCGGCTGCCCATGCTGTTCGCCTACGAAGAAGCCTTCCGCTACGGCCAGTTCGGCTACGCGGCGGCGATGGGATGCGTGATGGTCGCGGTGATCTCGGTCCTGCTCGCGGTGTTCCTGGCCGGCCGGCTGCGAGGAGGCGAGGACGCGTGA